One window from the genome of Gimesia aquarii encodes:
- a CDS encoding DUF1501 domain-containing protein, which yields MSRRTTEFCDGISRRSVVKAGLTGLMGLSLPDILRLKAHAVERGHSKQDTAIIFLELAGGPTQHETYDPKPNAPSDYRGPLSPINTVVPGVQFSEFMEAQARVLDKMAIIRSIHHNSGSHRTSSHLTQTGYYLRDRQNNDNEMPSLGCITSRVRGSNAEGIPAYVSLPRDMRFGRAAWLGKGFNPFITARDADANNFEVPNLTLLRGLTAERMRDRQSLLKGFDATREIIDNKGVGDAIDQYTKEAFEMVAGDAARKAFDLSQEDQNTRDRYGRTAFGQNILLARRLVEHGVTVASVRVTGPSWDDHRDLVKRMREKGVPYDRAFAALVEDLHERGLDKKVMVVAMGEFGRTPKFNKNAGRDHWGRVMSVALAGGGIKTGQVIGASDDKGGTPADAPYRPENVLAMLYRHLGIDPATTFPDHSGRPRYILERRDLITELI from the coding sequence ATGTCTCGACGCACTACCGAATTTTGCGATGGCATCTCACGACGGTCTGTTGTGAAAGCGGGTTTGACCGGCTTGATGGGCCTTTCTCTTCCCGACATTCTTCGTCTCAAGGCACATGCTGTGGAACGGGGACATTCAAAGCAGGATACGGCGATCATCTTTCTGGAACTGGCGGGTGGGCCGACGCAGCATGAAACCTATGATCCCAAGCCGAACGCGCCTTCTGATTATCGGGGGCCGCTCAGTCCCATCAACACAGTGGTTCCTGGTGTGCAGTTCAGCGAGTTCATGGAAGCGCAAGCGCGGGTACTCGATAAAATGGCGATTATCCGTTCGATTCATCACAACTCCGGCAGTCATCGCACGAGCAGCCATTTGACCCAAACCGGTTATTATCTGCGCGATCGGCAAAACAATGATAACGAGATGCCGAGTCTCGGTTGTATTACCTCCCGAGTCCGTGGCAGTAATGCAGAGGGAATTCCGGCGTATGTCTCTTTGCCACGCGATATGCGTTTTGGTCGCGCCGCCTGGTTGGGTAAGGGGTTTAATCCCTTCATCACGGCCCGTGATGCGGATGCCAATAACTTCGAGGTCCCCAACCTGACTCTGTTACGCGGTCTGACCGCAGAGCGCATGCGGGATCGCCAGTCATTGCTTAAGGGCTTCGACGCCACTCGCGAAATTATTGATAACAAAGGCGTCGGCGATGCCATTGATCAATACACAAAAGAAGCCTTCGAGATGGTGGCAGGTGATGCAGCCCGCAAAGCTTTCGATCTGTCTCAGGAAGATCAGAACACACGCGACCGCTATGGCAGGACCGCTTTTGGCCAGAATATTTTGCTCGCACGCCGTTTGGTAGAGCATGGTGTGACGGTGGCTTCCGTGCGCGTGACCGGCCCCAGTTGGGACGATCATCGCGATCTGGTCAAACGCATGCGGGAAAAGGGCGTCCCTTATGACCGTGCGTTTGCAGCACTCGTGGAAGACCTGCATGAACGTGGTCTCGACAAAAAAGTGATGGTGGTTGCTATGGGCGAATTTGGCCGGACTCCGAAATTCAATAAGAATGCCGGTCGCGACCATTGGGGACGCGTAATGAGCGTTGCCCTGGCGGGGGGCGGAATCAAAACCGGTCAGGTGATTGGCGCTTCCGATGATAAAGGTGGCACACCGGCGGACGCCCCCTATCGTCCTGAAAATGTGCTGGCGATGCTGTATCGCCATCTGGGCATCGACCCAGCCACAACGTTCCCGGATCATAGCGGCAGGCCCCGGTATATTCTGGAACGCCGGGATTTGATTACCGAATTGATCTGA
- a CDS encoding outer membrane protein assembly factor BamB family protein: MLCQRKTFIYITYCCLLLCVLSGGSGNTEAADWPMWRGNIERTGVTSEVLPEKLYPGWSRRLPAYQVAWPNEERLQFDFAYEPVAVGNHILVGSPLEGSLTSYDAKTGDQRWKFYTNGPARFAPIVSDQNVIFGSDDGFLYCLNLADGKLRWKIKGAPDTHQERWHLGNDRLISYWPIRGAPVVKEGVVFFGAGIWPSMGTYLSAVDIKTGKRKWINQRIQYLKNVRIDHNYLHEAGLSPQGYCLIANQMLVVPNGRSMPARIDPETGKMHYFVQGYRNGDSRVIAAGDYLLVGHSGVVNLADGREVGNRWVDAGKDAPKSWSTLKRDQFEGPFDAYKSMPGCSFRSVYDQGICYGVDKGVVYAYDLSQATKSLYEKKHGAQTVKPAKWEAPLLWKLDTGLGKDETHSIIKAGNTLYAHVGKTLFAAKIAKDQKSAKVIWQHKLTQPVGSLIVANQRLIVSCLNGYLHCFQTEPQKHKWLKQAHVPLPRISAEDIQLAFEYLDASSIKVGSEGPLIAGYIVIRGIESESLPDALRQVASVRTIVIEDDIELVKRLRKKFHDVGVYNGEVQIIHADPDTFPLPHYLADLVIDPTPAAKNAVALPQKLKSVRPYGGVACLKVNDANQTLIEKMTSSLDKAHWKVQRQNDLVVLQRKGALPGSSDWTHECSDAARSYFSRDQLVKAPLGILWYGDGPGYGFHKFKDYGRGVKPQVGGGRLVAFDDRAKRLTAIDAYTGRLLWNFDTGTTVVRFATLPHAIIVGRNSECVILNPEDGSIIKTLPCKLDPKLTGVPGVVDVRVDDPLILVAIGFDLPKGHSHPAIETGLWDAKTIVAFDRKSGKQLWSIVAKERFNIHSLVLGNDLVFCTDSISPLKADQMKRRGTAPETFTSEVLALDPKHGTLKWKFKREYGHRVMTGRGPLAIRPYDDWSAFSEKSQLLYTGKLKEMQALNATTGKKVWEKPIGLQPLLLYDDSFINQAGVKYDLFTGKQISKKPLFKRSGCNYTVGNQNLLFLRNNCAAYVDMDQKKEFSLRNLRSGCSNSLVAANGLLSIPCFSTGCICNYPLQTSFGMVHMPEVSQWTTDDPIDVKQLRDAQTAVTPENQVNPAK, from the coding sequence ATGTTGTGTCAAAGAAAAACATTTATTTATATCACTTACTGTTGTCTGCTCCTATGTGTGTTGAGCGGTGGTAGTGGAAATACAGAAGCCGCCGATTGGCCGATGTGGCGAGGCAACATTGAGCGGACCGGTGTCACATCAGAAGTACTACCAGAAAAATTATACCCCGGTTGGTCGCGCAGGTTGCCTGCTTATCAGGTGGCCTGGCCAAACGAAGAACGTCTGCAGTTCGATTTCGCCTATGAACCGGTAGCAGTTGGTAACCATATTCTGGTGGGATCACCTTTGGAAGGAAGTCTCACCTCGTATGATGCCAAAACGGGCGATCAACGCTGGAAGTTTTACACGAACGGTCCGGCCCGATTTGCTCCCATTGTTTCGGATCAAAATGTAATATTTGGTTCGGATGATGGCTTTCTATATTGTCTGAATCTTGCTGATGGTAAATTACGTTGGAAAATCAAAGGCGCTCCCGATACTCATCAGGAACGCTGGCATCTGGGTAACGATCGATTAATTTCGTATTGGCCCATTCGAGGAGCTCCTGTAGTGAAAGAGGGAGTGGTTTTCTTCGGTGCCGGAATCTGGCCCTCCATGGGAACGTATTTGAGTGCCGTTGATATCAAAACGGGAAAACGAAAATGGATTAACCAGAGAATTCAATACTTGAAAAACGTACGCATCGATCATAATTATCTGCACGAAGCAGGTCTCTCGCCTCAAGGTTACTGTCTGATTGCCAATCAGATGCTGGTGGTTCCCAATGGTCGGTCCATGCCGGCACGGATTGATCCCGAGACCGGCAAGATGCACTACTTTGTGCAAGGTTATCGCAATGGTGACTCTCGGGTGATAGCCGCGGGAGATTATCTTCTGGTCGGTCATTCCGGTGTTGTCAACTTGGCAGACGGTCGCGAGGTCGGTAATCGCTGGGTCGATGCCGGCAAGGATGCGCCAAAATCCTGGAGCACGCTCAAACGAGATCAGTTTGAGGGTCCCTTTGATGCCTATAAGAGTATGCCTGGCTGCAGCTTTCGCTCTGTGTATGATCAAGGGATTTGTTACGGTGTCGATAAGGGAGTGGTCTACGCGTACGATTTGTCTCAAGCTACGAAAAGTTTGTATGAGAAAAAACATGGCGCGCAGACCGTCAAACCAGCCAAGTGGGAAGCCCCTTTGCTTTGGAAACTGGATACCGGTTTGGGGAAAGATGAGACCCATTCGATCATTAAAGCCGGAAACACATTGTACGCTCATGTTGGTAAAACCTTATTTGCAGCAAAAATAGCCAAAGATCAAAAGTCGGCCAAAGTCATCTGGCAACACAAACTGACTCAGCCCGTTGGTTCGCTGATCGTTGCCAATCAACGTTTGATTGTTTCCTGTCTCAACGGATATCTGCACTGCTTTCAGACCGAGCCACAGAAACACAAGTGGCTGAAGCAGGCGCATGTACCATTACCGAGAATTTCAGCTGAAGATATCCAGCTTGCTTTTGAATATCTAGATGCAAGTTCTATCAAAGTGGGTTCTGAGGGTCCTCTAATAGCGGGTTATATTGTAATACGTGGTATAGAGTCCGAATCGCTGCCAGATGCATTGCGGCAGGTCGCCAGTGTTCGGACCATTGTGATCGAGGACGACATCGAGCTTGTTAAGAGGTTGCGGAAAAAGTTCCACGACGTCGGCGTTTATAACGGGGAAGTCCAGATCATTCACGCCGACCCCGACACCTTTCCATTGCCTCACTATCTGGCCGATCTGGTCATTGATCCGACACCTGCTGCGAAGAATGCAGTCGCGCTGCCTCAGAAGCTCAAATCGGTTCGTCCTTACGGGGGCGTCGCCTGCCTGAAGGTGAATGATGCCAACCAGACGTTGATAGAAAAGATGACATCCAGTCTCGACAAAGCACATTGGAAAGTTCAGCGACAGAACGATCTGGTCGTTCTGCAGCGCAAGGGAGCCCTGCCCGGTTCGTCTGACTGGACTCACGAATGTTCTGATGCCGCTCGGTCTTATTTCTCTCGCGATCAACTCGTCAAAGCCCCCCTGGGAATTTTATGGTATGGAGATGGACCCGGTTATGGGTTCCATAAGTTCAAAGACTATGGTCGAGGCGTCAAACCACAAGTTGGTGGCGGCCGGCTGGTCGCCTTCGACGATCGTGCCAAACGCCTGACAGCGATCGACGCTTACACCGGTCGACTGTTGTGGAACTTTGATACCGGAACAACAGTTGTTCGTTTTGCAACGCTGCCTCATGCAATCATTGTCGGCAGGAATTCTGAATGTGTCATCCTCAATCCCGAAGATGGTTCGATCATCAAAACACTTCCCTGCAAGCTCGATCCGAAATTGACAGGAGTGCCGGGTGTGGTCGATGTACGTGTAGACGATCCTCTGATTCTGGTTGCCATTGGATTCGATCTTCCCAAAGGGCACAGTCATCCTGCGATTGAAACCGGATTGTGGGATGCCAAAACGATTGTTGCCTTTGACCGAAAATCGGGAAAACAGCTCTGGTCGATTGTGGCGAAAGAACGATTTAACATTCATTCTCTGGTCCTTGGTAATGATTTGGTGTTCTGTACCGATTCCATCTCCCCCCTAAAAGCCGATCAAATGAAACGTCGCGGCACCGCCCCCGAGACGTTCACATCGGAAGTGTTGGCCCTCGATCCAAAGCACGGAACTCTCAAGTGGAAATTCAAACGTGAATATGGTCATCGGGTCATGACAGGCCGCGGCCCATTGGCGATTCGTCCTTATGATGATTGGTCTGCCTTTTCTGAAAAATCTCAATTGCTCTACACGGGAAAATTAAAAGAGATGCAAGCCCTGAATGCCACGACTGGTAAAAAAGTCTGGGAAAAACCAATCGGCTTGCAACCGTTACTGCTGTATGACGATTCTTTTATTAATCAGGCAGGCGTCAAGTACGATCTGTTCACAGGCAAGCAGATTTCGAAAAAACCGCTCTTCAAACGTAGCGGCTGTAATTACACGGTCGGAAATCAAAACCTGTTATTTTTGAGAAACAATTGTGCCGCCTATGTCGATATGGATCAGAAGAAAGAATTCAGTCTCCGTAATCTACGCTCAGGTTGCAGCAACAGCCTTGTGGCCGCGAACGGTCTGTTAAGCATCCCCTGCTTTTCAACCGGCTGCATTTGTAATTATCCTCTGCAGACTTCCTTTGGCATGGTGCATATGCCGGAAGTGAGCCAATGGACGACCGACGATCCCATCGATGTCAAACAACTTCGCGATGCTCAGACGGCAGTGACACCTGAAAATCAAGTCAATCCTGCAAAATAG